In Lepisosteus oculatus isolate fLepOcu1 chromosome 15, fLepOcu1.hap2, whole genome shotgun sequence, one genomic interval encodes:
- the ercc5 gene encoding DNA excision repair protein ERCC-5 isoform X1 gives MGVQGLWKLLECTGKPINPETLEGKILAVDISIWLNQAVKGLRDRDGNAVQNAHLLTLFNRLCKLLFFRIRPVFVFDGEAPQLKKQTLAIRRQRKEEVTKESKQTSEKLLRTFLKRQAIKAALGDRSKEALPSISSVRREEVDDIYVLPALEEKEKNSSEEEAEKEWEETANNRRMFQEEIFENPNSMDIDSEEFALLPAEIKHEILKDMKEFSKRRRTLFETPPEESTDFSKYQLAGLLKRNSLNHRIEKVEKELNHQSSGLISIESSSEAGGDRDVETRRLVSEDTSHYILIKGSKKREDVSEDKAAALPSAGTSKARGGGAEQVLWRPGSEENLEAEPHSALRHPPAPQAEAPAPPSPRTLQAIQAALLDSSSEDEVQATGSRAGQAVGSGAGGLSLRTMQAIQSALTEDKDKENRVSGPSGNSRQDVREVIDVSSSDEEMVEAIGERNKAFRSFLATQTTPATESVPFETGVAQETDGKGDTRADTLLDGEPPQTSSLDVREEPSGHESAVPGLSQKTDQTGWGELLKVAASPVISVPPLDDTLPGNPRGPGAGGLENEGPERTSEESDLEGSFIEVSEEEEEEESGSFLAGKADVEGASEGSVRVVEEPHDVPGDPSASKQDCADEIEMEVQHRAERRSDDEDGATVNEWEDISLEELEMLESSLSTQQSSLQAQKQQQERIAATVTGQMYLESQELLRLFGIPFIVAPMEAEAQCALLDLSDQTHGTITDDSDVWLFGARHVYKNFFSHNKYVEYYQYVDLQNQLGLDRSKLINLAYLLGSDYTEGIPGVGYVTGMEILNEFPGPGLEPLFNLYEWWTEAQKNKKLRPNPNDTKVKKKLRNLQLHMGFPNPAVSQAYLKPVVDDSRAAFSWGRPDLEQIKEFCRSRFGWNGGKTDETLMPVMKQLNAQQTQLRIDSFFRLERQERQAIASQRLRRAVTCLKRKEREQGEEEEGEGEGEGEGEGGGPEGGGHSAAGGHGKGGSGGARPAEPQRSSEDQKEPVGGGGFLGWVEVSPPPERLGEQARAGGKPGAPTACLSPPRAVRSSSSSSEESEEDSQASLVTARSVFLHQRKGPRGRKKQKL, from the exons ATGGGAGTACAGGGTTTGTGGAAGCTGCTGGAGTGCACTGGGAAACCTATCAATCCTGAGACTTTGGAGGGGAAAATCCTTGCTGTCG ACATCAGCATCTGGCTGAACCAGGCTGTGAAGGGCCTGCGGGACCGCGATGGGAATGCAGTGCAGAACGCCCACCTCCTCACCCTCTTCAACCGGCTCTGCAAGCTCCTGTTTTTCCGGATACGGCCAGTATTCGTCTTTGATGGCGAAGCACCCCAGCTCAAAAAGCAGACACTG GCCATCAGAAGACAAAGGAAGGAAGAAGTGACTAAGGAATCGAAGCAGACCTCAGAGAAACTCTTAAGAACCTTCCTCAAAAGACAGGCCATAAAAGCTGCGCTCGGAGACAGGAG TAAGGAGGCCTTGCCCAGCATTTCCAGTGTCCGGCGCGAGGAAGTGGACGATATCTATGTTTTACCTGCGctggaagagaaggagaaaaatag CTCAGAAGAAGAAGCTGAAAAAGAGTGGGAGGAGACTGCAAACAACAGGCGAATGTTTCAG GAAGAAATCTTTGAGAATCCCAACTCCATGGACATAGATTCTGAAGAATTTGCTCTCTTacctgcagaaataaaacacgAGATCTTAAAGGATATGAAGGAGTTCAGCAAGCGGAGACGAACATTGTTTGAAACACCTCCTGAG GAATCCACAGATTTCTCCAAGTACCAACTGGCTGGGCTGCTGAAGAGGAACAGCCTCAACCACCGTATCGAGAAGGTGGAGAAGGAGTTGAACCATCAGAGCTCAGGACTGATTTCCATAGAGAGCAGCTCGGAGGCAGGCGGGGACCGGGACGTGGAGACACGGCGACTGGTGTCGGAGgacacctcccactacatccTCATCAAAG GGTCAAAGAAACGTGAGGACGTTTCAGAAGACAAAGCCGCGGCGTTACCCTCAGCGGGCACATCCAAGGCTCGAGGTGGCGGAGCTGAGCAGGTCCTGTGGCGTCCGGGTTCTGAGGAGAATCTGGAGGCGGAGCCCCACTCCGCCCTCAGACACCCCCCGGCGCCACAGGCAGAAGCCCCTGCACCTCCGTCCCCCAGAACTCTTCAGGCCATTCAGGCAGCGCTGTTGGACAGCAGCTCGGAGGACGAGGTTCAGGCCACAGGAAGCAGGGCAGGACAGGCCGTTGGAAGTGGTGCTGGAGGACTGTCGCTTCGGACCATGCAGGCCATTCAGAGCGCACTTACCGAAGACAAAGATAAAGAGAACCGGGTCAGTGGACCCTCTGGAAACTCACGCCAAGATGTCAGAGAAGTGATTGACGTCAGCAGCTCTGATGAAGAAATGGTGGAGGCCATAGGGGAGAGGAATAAAGCTTTCCGCTCCTTCCTAGCGACGCAAACCACACCTGCCACGGAAAGCGTACCCTTTGAGACCGGGGTCGCACAGGAAACGGATGGAAAAGGGGACACACGAGCAGACACTCTTCTAGACGGGGAGCCTCCCCAGACCTCCAGTCTTGATGTGAGGGAAGAACCTTCGGGTCACGAATCAGCAGTGCCCGGTCTTTCACAGAAAACAGATCAGACTGGCTGGGGGGAGTTGTTAAAGGTGGCAGCGTCGCCAGTTATCTCTGTTCCTCCACTTGACGACACTCTTCCCGGAAATCCTCGGGGTCCAGGCGCGGGCGGCCTTGAAAACGAAGGACCGGAACGAACAAGTGAAGAGAGCGATTTAGAAG GGAGTTTTATTGAGGTatctgaggaagaggaggaagaagagtCGGGCTCTTTCCTCGCTGGGAAGGCAGACGTCGAGGGTGCCTCGGAGGGATCTGTCCGAGTGGTGGAGGAGCCCCATGACGTGCCTGGTGACCCCTCTGCTTCTAAGCAGGACTGTGCTGATGAGATCGAGATGGAAGTACAGCACAGAGCTGAAAGGCGGTCTGACGATGAGGACGGAGCTACTGTTAACGAGTGGGAAGACATAAGTCTG gaggagctggagatgCTGGAGAGCAGCCTGTCAACCCAGCAAAGCAGTTTGCAGGCTCAGAAACAGCAGCAAGAGCGCATCGCTGCCACTGTCACCGGGCAGATGTACCTGGAAAGCCAG GAGCTGCTGCGTCTGTTTGGTATTCCTTTTATCGTGGCCCCCATGGAGGCTGAGGCCCAGTGCGCCCTGCTGGACCTCTCAGACCAGACCCACGGGACCATAACTGATGACAGCGACGTGTGGCTCTTTGGGGCGAGACATGTCTATAAAAACTTCTTCAGCCACAACAAATACGTGGAGTACTACCAATACGTCGATCTCCAAAATCAACTCG GTCTGGACCGGAGCAAGTTGATTAACCTGGCCTATCTGTTGGGCAGTGACTACACAGAGGGCATCCCAGGAGTGGGCTATGTCACAGGCATGGAGATCCTCAATGAATTCCCTGGACCAGGGCTGGAGCCTCTCTTTAATCTGTA CGAATGGTGGACTGAAGCTCAGAAGAATAAGAAGCTGAGGCCAAATCCAAACGACACCAAGGTGAAGAAGAAGCTGAGAAACTTGCAGCTGCACATGGGCTTCCCAAACCCTGCTGTGTCCCAAGCCTACCTCAAACCTGTGGTGGACGACTCCCGAGCCGCATTCTCCTGGGGGCGTCCTGACCTGGAGCAGATTAAAGAAT TCTGCAGAAGTCGCTTTGGCTGGAATGGGGGGAAAACAGATGAAACCCTAATGCCGGTCATGAAGCAGCTTAATGCCCAGCAG ACCCAGCTGCGCATTGACTCCTTCTTCCGCCTGGAGCGGCAGGAGCGTCAGGCCATCGCGAGCCAGCGCCTGCGCCGCGCCGTCACGTGCCTCAAGCGGAAGGAGCGGGAGcagggggaggaagaggagggcgaGGGTGAGGGCGAGGGCGAGGGCGAGGGCGGGGGCCCGGAGGGGGGCGGCCACTCTGCCGCAGGTGGGCACGGGAAGGGCGGGTCAGGGGGGGCCAGGCCCGCGGAACCGCAGCGCAGCTCGGAAGACCAGAAGGAGCCCGTCGGAGGAGGAGGGTTCCTGGGCTGGGTGGAAGTGTCCCCACCCCCCGAGAGGCTGGGGGAGCAGGCGCGCGCGGGGGGCAAGCCTGGGGCCCCCACGGCCTGTCTCAGCCCCCCGAGAGCCGtccgcagcagcagcagctcgaGCGAGGAGAGCGAGGAGGACAGCCAGGCCTCGCTGGTCACGGCCCGGTCCGTGTTTCTCCACCAGAGGAAAGGGCCCCGCGGCAGAAAGAAACAGAAGCTCTGA
- the LOC102693113 gene encoding protein-lysine methyltransferase METTL21C, whose translation METICSENLEETGGPGQTMEYEEEEEPLPAPVTAEEEAPDETQHEPSPPEPKKPWQPSIYCTFDKERHHFVGYEICIRESIDSYGAIVWPAAVALCQYLENNQHQFNLQDKSVLEIGAGTGLLSIVACLLGAWVTATDLPEVLGNLRSNLTKNTRGLCRYNPQVAELSWGKDLEHTFPRSVYRYDYVLAADVVYHHDYLDSLLVTMQHFCQPGTTLLWANKVRFESDIKFTEKFQSTFCTTLLGEFPDTNVKIFMATLKEKAFLS comes from the exons ATGGAAACTATCTGTtcagagaatttagaagagacAGGGGGTCCTGGCCAAACGATGGAGTATGAGGAAGAAGAGGAGCCCCTTCCTGCACCTGTTACCGCGGAAGAAG AAGCACCAGATGAGACTCAACATGAGCCCAGTCCTCCAGAACCCAAGAAACCCTGGCAGCCCAGCATATACTGCACCTTCGACAAGGAACGCCACCATTTTGTGGGCTATGAGATCTGTATCCGGGAGTCGATTGACTCCTACGGCGCGATCGTTTGGCCAGCG GCAGTGGCCTTGTGCCAGTATCTTGAGAACAATCAGCATCAATTTAATCTGCAAGACAAGTCCGTCCTTGAGATCGGAGCAGGAACAGGGCTGCTCTCCATAGTGGCTTGCTTGCTCG GGGCATGGGTCACAGCCACTGATCTGCCTGAAGTCCTGGGTAACCTCAGATCCAACCTGACAAAGAATACCCGCGGACTCTGCAGGTATAACCCTCAGGTGGCCGAGCTGTCGTGGGGTAAGGACTTGGAGCACACCTTCCCAAGATCCGTTTACCGGTATGACTATGTCCTGGCGGCCGATGTTGTCTACCACCACGATTATCTGGACAGTCTGCTCGTCACGATGCAGCACTTCTGCCAACCTGGCACAACCCTTCTGTGGGCAAACAAGGTCAGGTTTGAGTCAGATATAAAGTTCACCGAAAAATTCCAAAGCACGTTCTGCACCACGCTTCTGGGAGAGTTTCCAGACACGAATGTCAAGATCTTCATGGCAACATTGAAAGAGAAAGCCTTCCTTTCCTGA
- the mettl21e gene encoding methyltransferase like 21e, which translates to MSESPPTQLLKISRKHQNQEQEQQLRMTQPREGDSSLWNSDECCVLQSENREESPDDADLVSVITSRRFCPSVITTVPWEGYRFANYEIKIKESTDCYGAVPWPSALVLGHFLDANQDKYNLMDKNVIELGAGTGLVSIVASLLGAKVTATDLPEVLGNLQYNVSSNTKGRCRHTPRVTELSWGKDLEQNFPRSSCHYDYIMAADVVYSHPFLPELLATFDHLCRHDTVIFWAMRFRLEKENKFVDQFQRLFDLELIFDLPSLKIKLYRAMKKEKIMS; encoded by the exons ATGAGCGAGTCGCCACCCACCCAGCTGCTGAAAATCTCCCGAAAACACCAGAACCAAGAACAGGAACAACAACTAAG GATGACACAGCCCCGTGAGGGGGATTCTTCCCTATGGAACAGTGATGAGTGCTGCGTTTTACAGTCGGAGAACAGGGAAG AGAGCCCTGACGACGCCGACCTGGTCAGTGTGATCACGAGCCGACGCTTCTGCCCCTCTGTCATCACCACGGTACCCTGGGAGGGGTACCGTTTTGCCAActatgaaataaaaatcaaagaatCGACAGACTGCTACGGAGCCGTTCCTTGGCCATCG GCTTTAGTGCTTGGTCATTTCCTGGACGCAAACCAAGACAAATACAACCTAATGGACAAAAATGTGATTGAGCTCGGTGCAGGAACCGGCTTAGTCTCAATAGTCGCCAGTTTACTTG GAGCGAAGGTCACTGCTACAGACCTGCCGGAGGTCCTGGGAAACCTGCAGTACAATGTGAGCAGCAACACCAAGGGGAGGTGCAGACACACGCCACGGGTCACAGAGCTGTCCTGGGGCAAGGACCTGGAGCAGAACTTCCCTCGCTCCTCCTGTCACTACGACTACATCATGGCGGCTGACGTGGTGTACAGCCACCCCTTCCTGCCAGAGCTGCTGGCCACCTTCGATCACCTGTGCCGCCATGACACCGTCATCTTCTGGGCTATGCGCTTCCGGCTTGAGAAGGAGAACAAGTTTGTGGACCAGTTCCAGAGACTCTTCGACCTGGAGCTGATTTTCGACCTCCCCAGTTTGAAAATCAAGCTGTACAGGGCCATGAAGAAGGAAAAGATAATGTCTTGA
- the ercc5 gene encoding DNA excision repair protein ERCC-5 isoform X2, translated as MKEFSKRRRTLFETPPEESTDFSKYQLAGLLKRNSLNHRIEKVEKELNHQSSGLISIESSSEAGGDRDVETRRLVSEDTSHYILIKGSKKREDVSEDKAAALPSAGTSKARGGGAEQVLWRPGSEENLEAEPHSALRHPPAPQAEAPAPPSPRTLQAIQAALLDSSSEDEVQATGSRAGQAVGSGAGGLSLRTMQAIQSALTEDKDKENRVSGPSGNSRQDVREVIDVSSSDEEMVEAIGERNKAFRSFLATQTTPATESVPFETGVAQETDGKGDTRADTLLDGEPPQTSSLDVREEPSGHESAVPGLSQKTDQTGWGELLKVAASPVISVPPLDDTLPGNPRGPGAGGLENEGPERTSEESDLEGSFIEVSEEEEEEESGSFLAGKADVEGASEGSVRVVEEPHDVPGDPSASKQDCADEIEMEVQHRAERRSDDEDGATVNEWEDISLEELEMLESSLSTQQSSLQAQKQQQERIAATVTGQMYLESQELLRLFGIPFIVAPMEAEAQCALLDLSDQTHGTITDDSDVWLFGARHVYKNFFSHNKYVEYYQYVDLQNQLGLDRSKLINLAYLLGSDYTEGIPGVGYVTGMEILNEFPGPGLEPLFNLYEWWTEAQKNKKLRPNPNDTKVKKKLRNLQLHMGFPNPAVSQAYLKPVVDDSRAAFSWGRPDLEQIKEFCRSRFGWNGGKTDETLMPVMKQLNAQQTQLRIDSFFRLERQERQAIASQRLRRAVTCLKRKEREQGEEEEGEGEGEGEGEGGGPEGGGHSAAGGHGKGGSGGARPAEPQRSSEDQKEPVGGGGFLGWVEVSPPPERLGEQARAGGKPGAPTACLSPPRAVRSSSSSSEESEEDSQASLVTARSVFLHQRKGPRGRKKQKL; from the exons ATGAAGGAGTTCAGCAAGCGGAGACGAACATTGTTTGAAACACCTCCTGAG GAATCCACAGATTTCTCCAAGTACCAACTGGCTGGGCTGCTGAAGAGGAACAGCCTCAACCACCGTATCGAGAAGGTGGAGAAGGAGTTGAACCATCAGAGCTCAGGACTGATTTCCATAGAGAGCAGCTCGGAGGCAGGCGGGGACCGGGACGTGGAGACACGGCGACTGGTGTCGGAGgacacctcccactacatccTCATCAAAG GGTCAAAGAAACGTGAGGACGTTTCAGAAGACAAAGCCGCGGCGTTACCCTCAGCGGGCACATCCAAGGCTCGAGGTGGCGGAGCTGAGCAGGTCCTGTGGCGTCCGGGTTCTGAGGAGAATCTGGAGGCGGAGCCCCACTCCGCCCTCAGACACCCCCCGGCGCCACAGGCAGAAGCCCCTGCACCTCCGTCCCCCAGAACTCTTCAGGCCATTCAGGCAGCGCTGTTGGACAGCAGCTCGGAGGACGAGGTTCAGGCCACAGGAAGCAGGGCAGGACAGGCCGTTGGAAGTGGTGCTGGAGGACTGTCGCTTCGGACCATGCAGGCCATTCAGAGCGCACTTACCGAAGACAAAGATAAAGAGAACCGGGTCAGTGGACCCTCTGGAAACTCACGCCAAGATGTCAGAGAAGTGATTGACGTCAGCAGCTCTGATGAAGAAATGGTGGAGGCCATAGGGGAGAGGAATAAAGCTTTCCGCTCCTTCCTAGCGACGCAAACCACACCTGCCACGGAAAGCGTACCCTTTGAGACCGGGGTCGCACAGGAAACGGATGGAAAAGGGGACACACGAGCAGACACTCTTCTAGACGGGGAGCCTCCCCAGACCTCCAGTCTTGATGTGAGGGAAGAACCTTCGGGTCACGAATCAGCAGTGCCCGGTCTTTCACAGAAAACAGATCAGACTGGCTGGGGGGAGTTGTTAAAGGTGGCAGCGTCGCCAGTTATCTCTGTTCCTCCACTTGACGACACTCTTCCCGGAAATCCTCGGGGTCCAGGCGCGGGCGGCCTTGAAAACGAAGGACCGGAACGAACAAGTGAAGAGAGCGATTTAGAAG GGAGTTTTATTGAGGTatctgaggaagaggaggaagaagagtCGGGCTCTTTCCTCGCTGGGAAGGCAGACGTCGAGGGTGCCTCGGAGGGATCTGTCCGAGTGGTGGAGGAGCCCCATGACGTGCCTGGTGACCCCTCTGCTTCTAAGCAGGACTGTGCTGATGAGATCGAGATGGAAGTACAGCACAGAGCTGAAAGGCGGTCTGACGATGAGGACGGAGCTACTGTTAACGAGTGGGAAGACATAAGTCTG gaggagctggagatgCTGGAGAGCAGCCTGTCAACCCAGCAAAGCAGTTTGCAGGCTCAGAAACAGCAGCAAGAGCGCATCGCTGCCACTGTCACCGGGCAGATGTACCTGGAAAGCCAG GAGCTGCTGCGTCTGTTTGGTATTCCTTTTATCGTGGCCCCCATGGAGGCTGAGGCCCAGTGCGCCCTGCTGGACCTCTCAGACCAGACCCACGGGACCATAACTGATGACAGCGACGTGTGGCTCTTTGGGGCGAGACATGTCTATAAAAACTTCTTCAGCCACAACAAATACGTGGAGTACTACCAATACGTCGATCTCCAAAATCAACTCG GTCTGGACCGGAGCAAGTTGATTAACCTGGCCTATCTGTTGGGCAGTGACTACACAGAGGGCATCCCAGGAGTGGGCTATGTCACAGGCATGGAGATCCTCAATGAATTCCCTGGACCAGGGCTGGAGCCTCTCTTTAATCTGTA CGAATGGTGGACTGAAGCTCAGAAGAATAAGAAGCTGAGGCCAAATCCAAACGACACCAAGGTGAAGAAGAAGCTGAGAAACTTGCAGCTGCACATGGGCTTCCCAAACCCTGCTGTGTCCCAAGCCTACCTCAAACCTGTGGTGGACGACTCCCGAGCCGCATTCTCCTGGGGGCGTCCTGACCTGGAGCAGATTAAAGAAT TCTGCAGAAGTCGCTTTGGCTGGAATGGGGGGAAAACAGATGAAACCCTAATGCCGGTCATGAAGCAGCTTAATGCCCAGCAG ACCCAGCTGCGCATTGACTCCTTCTTCCGCCTGGAGCGGCAGGAGCGTCAGGCCATCGCGAGCCAGCGCCTGCGCCGCGCCGTCACGTGCCTCAAGCGGAAGGAGCGGGAGcagggggaggaagaggagggcgaGGGTGAGGGCGAGGGCGAGGGCGAGGGCGGGGGCCCGGAGGGGGGCGGCCACTCTGCCGCAGGTGGGCACGGGAAGGGCGGGTCAGGGGGGGCCAGGCCCGCGGAACCGCAGCGCAGCTCGGAAGACCAGAAGGAGCCCGTCGGAGGAGGAGGGTTCCTGGGCTGGGTGGAAGTGTCCCCACCCCCCGAGAGGCTGGGGGAGCAGGCGCGCGCGGGGGGCAAGCCTGGGGCCCCCACGGCCTGTCTCAGCCCCCCGAGAGCCGtccgcagcagcagcagctcgaGCGAGGAGAGCGAGGAGGACAGCCAGGCCTCGCTGGTCACGGCCCGGTCCGTGTTTCTCCACCAGAGGAAAGGGCCCCGCGGCAGAAAGAAACAGAAGCTCTGA